In the Bacillus clarus genome, TTGGTTTATAACATTCTATCTCTTTCCTTTTTTGAATGAATGTCATTACATTTTTTAAAATTAAAAAAGAACAACCTATTAGAATACCTACAATCATATATTTAATGAATAGGCTCATAAAAGATGTCATATTAGACCAATCCACAATTGCGGTGTAAAAATAAATAATGGTTCCCAAAACTAAAAATCCAATTATAGATGCTTTGGTTTTTCTATAATACTTTTCTCTCTGTTTTTTTAATTCCAGATAAAACTTATCATGATCTAAACCGTTCAAAAACACCACTCCTTTGTGAGATGGTTATTTGTCTTGGTCTACTTTGCTTTTCTTATTAGAATAACCATATGCACAATAATCTAATACGTGTACACCAAAAAAATCTATTCCATGCTCTACATAACGATTATTTTTATCACATAAACCACAAGTACCAATGCTGAAATATTCATCATTACAATGTGAGGCATCCATTTTTTATTTTCTCCTTTTTATTGTAATTATATTGTTTGAATTTAACTAAATAGTATTTGTCTGTAATTTTAGTTGTTAATTATATAACGTTAATTTTCTTCCGGTTTTGCTGTAGCCAGTTTCTAATGTCATAATCCAATCGTCTAAATCATCTAAGTTATAACCTAATTTCAAGATTTCTTCAGGAAACTCCTTTTCAGGATTCTCTCTCCAACGGAACATTTTTTCTAAAGCGACATCAAAATTACCAAAACGATATAAAATTTGTGTTTTGGAAACAGAACGTTTATTTAATTTTTCTATATAAATTTCTTTTGCTAAATACACATATACCCTTTTTCTAGATGTAACGAACTTTAGAAATCCCACTTTCTTAGGTTCACTTTTCATCCTTATCCCCCTTAAAGTTTTCAGTACCCTACTCTTTATGAATAGGGTACTGAAAACAAATTGGTATTATGAAGCTTTATTTTTGCGAACACGTACTTTTTTATATCGGCCATGTTTTACGACTTGGCGAGTATCTATATCTTTATATTTTCCACTTAGAATCATTTCTGAAATATCAACAACAATTGTATTTGTTAAAATATTTACTACATACCCAGTTAACTTTAATGAAGAATCCTTACGATGTGGAAATTGTACATAATCACCTTGTTTAATAGTTGAAATTGTTCTTTCCATAAAAAATCCTCCTTTATTCATTTGGAATGCTTTTCAATGATTTTAATAATTATAAATTACTAACTAACACTTTATCTTTTATAAATTTATTTGCTTCTATATAAAGAATGAAAAGCTCGGCACTTATTGTGATATTTATATTATCCTTCATTCGTTTTAAAATAATGATTTCCTGTTCTTCATGTTCAAACATTTTTGAATAGGCTAAAACTTGATATGCTCGCCCGTCCTTTTCATAAATATAAAATTCTCCACGTTTTGGTTTCGTCGCTATCATATTCGTCCTCCATATAATTTGGAATTAAAAAAAGTCTAATTTTCTTAAAATCCATAGAGAGATCCAGTGGTCAAATATGTAGCTAAAAGCATCATGATAGCAATACCAAACGTTCCGAAGAACCAAATTTGAGAATTAATACAGTCCTCAATTCCAAACCATTCATATAAGGATCTATAGCTCTTTAAAGCACCTTGATTGAAACTAATATGCTCTGATTCCTTTGATTGCTTCTGTGTTATAATGGAGTTACAATTGTTAATTTTAGATAAGGTATTTGCCAATCGAATCACCTTCCTATAGTTAATGATGTAGGAGAAAAAGTCCTGACTATCTGGCGGTGGTAAGGGCTTTTTCTTGTTTACTATTTACTGGTTAGTCTGTTCATGCCATTACGTGTTACTAACCAAACTTTCCCGCTTTTTCTTGCTTCATTCTCATAGAACTTTCCTCGGTTGCACCACTTATTAACAGTGTTTTCCGCAAGTCCCCATATTTGTTCAGCTTCTCTTGTTGTATAAACGGAAAATAGAGTTTCCTTTGATTTTCCATTTTTAATTTCGTCCATTAGTTGTTGTAGATCCCTCCTTTGTTTTCTTATACTTATTATAATATTTCATTGTCTTGTTTGCAAGACGTTATCAGAAAAATGAATCATTATTTTTTCGACATGTATTCGACAATACAAAAAAAGAATCTAATTAAAATTAGATTCCCCATTTTTCTATATTAATATTAAATTCAGTAGCTACTTCTTCTATGAAGAATTTATTTACAGATTTAAAGTCATAACATAACTGACCATAATTTTGATAATCTTCTTGAAACTTTCCAATTGGTTCCAGATAAAACTTTTCCTCTTCATTCTTTTCCATATATTTATACCATCTTCTATAATTACTTTGATGTTTAGTTAAAAATTCATTTAATTCTTTAATCATTTCATTTGATAAATCATACAAACGTTCCGTTTCTTTTGATTTCTTCCCTTTATTTTTCCTCTTCTTTGCATCACCTAAAATTTTAATTTCATCTCTCAAAAGTTTATAAGTTTCATAATACGAATTTAATGTTTCTTCAAAATTATCATGATCAAAATCAACTGTAAATAAAGTTCTTTTAGTATCTAAAAAAGTTCTAATTTGTCTCTTGAAAAGTTGATCTGGATTATCAAATATTATATTAAATCCACCAATACTTAATTTTTCAACACGAAATGCCCACTTTCTTGTAACAATAAAAACAAAAATTAATATAAACACTAAAAAAGGTAACAAAGTAAATGCAATACTCAGTATAAAACTAATATTTCCCCATAAGATTTGAATAAACTTAACCTTAATACTTTTAAGTTCATATGTAGACAAACAAAACAATGCTGCTAAAAGAAAACATATGCTAATAATAGAACTAAATTTCCCCTTCATGCTTATTCCTTCCCTTATTCGTATTACAAATAATATATAATTAAATAAAATTTTATAAAAGCTACCGATTAACACGGTAGCTTTTATAAAAGTATTTTTTATCAATTAATTAAGAATTATTAGTCCTTCTTACTCTACTATTATTGATAAGATGCGTGTTTTTTCTATTATTAAATGCCTCATCAATTTTTGAAGTTAATTGCCATGAAATGTTTTCCCATTTCATTGTTACAGCATAACCACTGTCAATATTATCTTGTAATCTTGCCGGAACCTTTCCAGCGTTAGGTAAATAAATCCCCAATAAACCATTTATTTTTCTGTCACCATATGAACGTAATGAAGAATATATCTCCCAGTCAACCCATTTACGTTTATATGTTTCACTACCAATAAGAACAATAGTAACTGTAGAATCTTTCAAATGTTTAGTTCTAATCTGTCCTAAAATATAGTCGTTATCATTACTATTCAGTTCAGCCGGTAAAGAACGATCAATTAGTGTATTATTTGAGCCATATGTTGTACGTAAGTGATTAGCTCTGGTCTGATCATTTCCATGATGATAACTTACAAATGCTTTATGCGCCATACTTATCCCCTCCTTGTTATAATCTTATTATAACAATATTAACGAATAACTAAATATATTATTTTGAATATATTTTATATTATCTAATATAAGGTATCGATTAATCCTAAATTTTTTAAAGAAAATAATATTAGATTCGGAATGTATCAAGTACATTATCTTTTTCTTCTTTATTAATACCAATGTATCTTAGGGTAATTTGTGGTGTACTATGATTCAATATTTCTTGTAACATAGCAATATCCTTTGTTTTCTTGTAAAACCAATATCCAAATGTTTTACGCATGGTATGGGTACCTAAAGATTCGACTCCGGCAAAATCTCCGGCTTTTTGTAACTGTCTATAGGCTTGAATTTTACTAATAGGTTTATCACCTTTTCGAGAAGGAAATAACCAGGTACTTTTTAAATCTTCAGCATATGGAAGTACTTCCTCAAAAATGGATGTAATATTTATGATACGTTCCTTTTTTGTCTTTCCTTCTTTCACTTTAAATTCTTTCCGTTTTTTTCGCTTCAGTTTTAAAACTTCACTCGTTTCCATTTTAAGTAAATCACTTACACGCAATCCTGTATTGATTCCAATTAGGAATAAAATGTAATCTCGATCTGAACAATGACGTTTAAGAGACCATTTCATATCTTCGAGCTGTTCTTTGCTTCGAATTGGTTGTACATCGATTAAATGTTGCTTTTTATCCATCTGTTTTTCAATCCCTTTATTTTCAATGATTTGAATGTATACTTTTTTGTCTGTTTTTATAATATCAATGAAATTAGACGGAAGTCAATGTTTAAGGGGAAATGAAAGTAAACTTTTGGCTAAAAGTTTACATTGAATTATTTCGTCTTTAACGCCAAAAATCAAGATAATAATATATACAGAATTCACTAGTAAGATATAATTTTAGATAAGGGGGTTAATACAGTGAAGAGTTTGACAATTGAAGAGGTTTATCAACAGATACTAGATGGGGAGAGAAGAATGTTCCCAAGGGGAACTTGGAGTGAAGATATAGATAGAAACTTGATTAAACGTGTTACAAGATATCTAATTGAAGTTATCTTAAAGTGGAACAAAAATCAGATAAAAGAAAAATGGGATTTATCAATTATAAAGAAACATAAGTTAGGAGGAGCAATTGCTATCATTTATAATGACAGTCCATTTAAAATGATAAATGATGCATATCCAGGACTTTTAAAAGAATGGGAATTGAAAATGGCTCCTTTAAATTATTGGACAAAAGAAACAGGGCTAGAAGCATTACGTTGGACAATCGAAGAAAAAGAACGGCTCACAATGGAACAATTAAAAGAAGTGTACAATCATAAATGGCTCATAAAACATAAGTTACATGCGCCATGTCATCGATTATGGGAAAATAATGCTTACTTAATGATAAATGACTTATACCCGAATCAATTTAAGCCGTTTCATTTTAAATGTGCGACTACAAATTATTGGACAAAGGAAATCGCATTACGAGAACTTGCATGTATTATACAAGAAGAACGGCTTGAGGATGAGGAACTATTAGAAGTATTCAGTGCGAAATGGATTGCTACTAAAAAGTTAAGTACTCCCTTACTGAGGTATTGGCAAAGTAGTCCATTTCAAATGATTAATGATTTATATCCAAATAAGTTTAAACCATGGCAATTCAAGAGTGTACCCTCAAATTATTGGACGAAGCAAAATGCAATAGAAGCTATTTTTCATATTATACAAAAAGATAATCTACAAAAAGATGAACTACCTAAAATAATGAGTAGTAAATGGTTCTACAAAAATAGATTAGGTACACCTTTCCAAAAATTTTGGGAAGCAAGTCCATACTCTGTTTTAAATGATTTATTTCCAGATTATTTTCAACCATATCAATTTAGTAGAACTCCTAACCTATATTGGACAAAAGAACGATCCCTTCAAATTCTATCGGAATATATTCAACAAGAGGGGTGGGATGATGAGGAAATCTTGGAAAACGTTACTTTCCAATGGTTAACTGACCGGAATTTATGGACACCGGTATCATATCTTTGGGAAAGTAGCCCATTTAAGATGGTTAATGATTTGTACCCAAATAGGTTTAAACCATGGCAATTCAAAACGACTTATCGTAATTACTGGACAAAAGAAACGGCACTAAATGCTTTAAAATGGACTATTGAGGAGAAGGAACGTTTGTCTCGTGAAGAGTTAATAGATGTATATTCACAAAAATGGTTGTTAAAACATCGACTCCAAACTCCTTGTATAAAGTTTTGGAAATCAAGTCCATTTGCTATGTTAAATGCGCTATACCCCAATAGATTTAAAGAATGGGAGTTTTTTAGAGTACCCTCAAATTATTGGACAAAAGACAAAGCATTGGAAGAATTACGCTGGATAATTGAAGAAAGAGAAAAATTATCAAGAAAAGAATTGTTAAATGTTTTTAGTGGATCATGGATAAAAGGACAAGGGCTAAGTCATCCACTACAAAAATTTTGGGGTAGTCGTCCTTATCATATGTTGAATGAATTGTATCCAAATCGTTTTAAAGAGTGGGAATTAAAAAAAACGCCTACAGGATTCTGGACAAAAGAGAAGGGACTCGAAGCATTACGTTGGACAATTGAAGAAAAAGAAAAATTAACAAAAGTTGATTTATTACAAATATATAGTAAAAGATGGTTAAGGGAACAAGGATTATCTACACCTTTACAAAGGTTTTGGAGAGGAAATATAAATTTAATGTTGCAAGATTTATATGAGGTTCCGTTACCCAAATGACATAAATCCTATGCTAGGGGTCACCATATTTTATAAGATAACGCATTCAAAATTTCAAGAAAAAAGGAGTCAAATTGACTCCTTCTCTTTTTTGTTAATTATTAAGAAGATACAACAGATATATGAAACCTGTCTTCATAATACCTAGTTTTTAGGTCATCAATTTTCAAAGTAAGTCCAATTTTTTCTGCGATTTCTATTGTTTCCCCAAAAAGTCCATCTTTATGATTAGGCCAATTCTCCATGTATTCCACTAAAGTCATATTTGTTATTTGTTTGAAATTATTATCAATAGATTCTCGATCGGATGAAACACCAAAAGAAATATTAGTTACTACTCCGCTTTCTATGTCAATTCCTTTAAAAATAGGAGCCGATATTTCGAGATATGGGTTAATATCATGTTGAAATGGCGAATGAGAACGATATAATCCTACATCATAAGGAAAACC is a window encoding:
- a CDS encoding DUF2187 family protein; the protein is MERTISTIKQGDYVQFPHRKDSSLKLTGYVVNILTNTIVVDISEMILSGKYKDIDTRQVVKHGRYKKVRVRKNKAS
- a CDS encoding helix-turn-helix domain-containing protein; the protein is MDEIKNGKSKETLFSVYTTREAEQIWGLAENTVNKWCNRGKFYENEARKSGKVWLVTRNGMNRLTSK
- a CDS encoding TIR domain-containing protein, whose protein sequence is MAHKAFVSYHHGNDQTRANHLRTTYGSNNTLIDRSLPAELNSNDNDYILGQIRTKHLKDSTVTIVLIGSETYKRKWVDWEIYSSLRSYGDRKINGLLGIYLPNAGKVPARLQDNIDSGYAVTMKWENISWQLTSKIDEAFNNRKNTHLINNSRVRRTNNS
- a CDS encoding tyrosine-type recombinase/integrase, which translates into the protein MDKKQHLIDVQPIRSKEQLEDMKWSLKRHCSDRDYILFLIGINTGLRVSDLLKMETSEVLKLKRKKRKEFKVKEGKTKKERIINITSIFEEVLPYAEDLKSTWLFPSRKGDKPISKIQAYRQLQKAGDFAGVESLGTHTMRKTFGYWFYKKTKDIAMLQEILNHSTPQITLRYIGINKEEKDNVLDTFRI
- a CDS encoding YecA family protein yields the protein MYERNEPCPCGSGRKYKKCCINKIENPVDVWKQKAIQLSLEINNNKNLVDTYFAVFNHAMRKQWIGACHALSSILYILLKEQGFKPNLEIGFTESSKVPFSFCHSWITLDGFPYDVGLYRSHSPFQHDINPYLEISAPIFKGIDIESGVVTNISFGVSSDRESIDNNFKQITNMTLVEYMENWPNHKDGLFGETIEIAEKIGLTLKIDDLKTRYYEDRFHISVVSS